A genomic stretch from Telopea speciosissima isolate NSW1024214 ecotype Mountain lineage chromosome 7, Tspe_v1, whole genome shotgun sequence includes:
- the LOC122667152 gene encoding translation initiation factor eIF-2B subunit gamma: MDFQVVVLAGGTSNKLVPLVSQEVPKALLPVANRPVLSYVLELLEASNLKDLIIVVEGKDAALRVGGWISSAYVDRLHVEVAAVPEDVGSAGALRAVAHHLTASDILVVSGDLVCDVSPGAVAASHRRHGAMVTALLCSVPVSGPSESGSSGGKDKTKKPGRYNIIGLDPTRQFLLFVATGAEVEKDIRVQKSILRAVGQMEIRADLMDAHLYAFKRTVLQEVLEQKDTFQSIQQDVLPYLVRTQLRSEVSLSNGFVQAEENWNEKDATQKIQHLASGAIPSFHERYAFGPNYSAPLPKVHKCCVYIASKNKYCARLNSIQAFSDINRDVIGEASHLSGYSFSIQNNIIHPSAELGSKTTVGPNCMLGEGSQLGDKCSVKRSVIGRHCRIGSNVKVVNSVVMNHVTIGDGCSIQGSVICSNVQLQERVVLKDCQVGAGYVVTASLEFKGESLARKEKSHSQ, translated from the exons ATGGACTTTCAAGTGGTCGTTCTCGCCGGTGGCACTTCCAACAAGCTCGTCCCTCTGGTTTCTCAG GAAGTTCCAAAGGCGCTTCTTCCGGTGGCCAATCGACCGGTTTTGTCTTACGTTCTTGAACTCTTGGAGGCCAGCAATCTCAAGGATCTCATCATT GTGGTTGAAGGGAAAGATGCAGCTCTTCGTGTGGGCGGTTGGATATCTAGCGCTTACGTCGATCGTCTTCATGTTGAG GTAGCAGCTGTCCCCGAGGATGTTGGATCTGCTGGTGCACTTCGAGCTGTTGCTCACCATCTTACTGCAAGTGACATCTTG GTTGTGAGTGGTGATCTTGTTTGTGATGTGTCTCCTGGAGCTGTTGCAGCTTCTCATAGAAGACATGGTGCTATGGTTACTGCTCTACTGTGTTCTGTCCCTGTCAGTGGACCATCAGAGTCTGGGTCTTCTGGAGGAAAGGACAAGACGAAAAAACCAGGGCGGTACAATATCATAGGGCTGGACCCAACGAGACAATTCTTATTGTTTGTAGCAACAG GGGCTGAAGTTGAAAAGGATATTCGAGTTCAAAAGAGCATACTCCGTGCTGTTGGCCAG ATGGAAATCCGGGCTGATCTTATGGATGCTCATTTATATGCATTTAAGAG AACTGTTCTGCAAGAGGTCCTGGAACAGAAGGATACATTTCAAAGCATACAACAGGATGTCTTGCCGTACCTTGTACGGACACAACTG AGATCAGAGGTATCATTATCCAATGGTTTTGTGCAAGCTGAAGAAAATTGGAATGAGAAAGATGCTACCCAAAAAATCCAGCACTTGGCGAGTGGCGCCATCCCTAGTTTTCATGAACGCTATGCTTTTGGTCCTAATTATTCTGCTCCTCTTCCAAAGGTGCATAAATGCTGTGTTTATATTGCCAGCAAGAACAAGTACTGTGCACGCTTGAATTCTATTCAAGCTTTTAGTGACATAAACCGAGAT GTCATAGGAGAGGCAAGTCATCTTTCAGGCTATTCATTCTCCATACAGAATAACATTATCCATCCATCGGCAGAGCTTGGATCAAAAACTACG GTGGGGCCAAATTGCATGCTTGGGGAGGGGTCACAATTGGGTGACAAGTGTAGTGTCAAACGTTCTGTCATAGGTCGTCATTGCCGAATTGGCTCCAATGTAAAG GTTGTGAATTCAGTTGTTATGAATCATGTTACTATTGGAGATGGTTGTTCGATCCAAGGTTCCGTTATTTGCAGTAACGTGCAGCTCCAAGAGCGTGTAGTTTTGAAGGATTGTCAG GTGGGTGCAGGTTATGTTGTTACTGCCAGCTTGGAATTCAAGGGAGAGTCCttggcaagaaaagaaaaatcccaTTCTCAATGA
- the LOC122667151 gene encoding cytochrome P450 94B3-like, with the protein MDLFSLQTLLVVFVSLRLYFYFSKKQKPTTIKPGFTSYPVVGTLPEFLKNRHRFLEWTTQVLSHSPHNTAVFRRPGKIHGIITANPLNIEYMLKTNFENYPKGDRFISLLEDFLGRGIFNSDGELWKLQRKTASFEFNTKSLRNFVMDIIKEETQNRLIPQLVRVADLDQIVDMQDVLERFAFDNVCKLAFNIDPGCLGGDATAGKEFMQAFEDAATLSAGRFMYALPHLWKLKKALNIGSEKQLKESISTVHSFADKIIRSRMEAKQESAADLLSRFIGNESDESNSPEFLRDIVISFILAGRDTTSSALSWLFWLLGSRPDVKVNILEELKAIRTRNGKNIGDPYSFEELREMQYLQAVISEAMRLYPPVAVDSKECLKDDVLPDGTFVAKGWFVSYNTYAMGRMESIWGEDCRKFKPERWLENGMCRQESPFRYPVFHAGPRICLGMNMAFIQMKSIAAVVLERFDMNVLEKDTCPDYVLSLTLRMKGGLRVKLRERSLDVI; encoded by the coding sequence ATGGATCTCTTCTCTCTACAGACCCTCCTCGTCGTCTTCGTCTCTCTACGCCTCTATTTCTACTTCTCCAAAAAGCAAAAACCCACCACCATCAAACCAGGATTCACCTCCTACCCCGTCGTCGGAACCCTACCGGAATTTCTCAAGAATCGCCACCGCTTCCTGGAATGGACCACCCAAGTCCTCAGCCACTCCCCCCACAACACCGCCGTCTTCCGCCGACCAGGAAAAATTCATGGCATCATCACAGCCAACCCTCTCAACATCGAATACATGCTCAAGACCAACTTCGAAAACTACCCGAAAGGTGATCGTTTCATCTCTCTCTTAGAAGACTTCCTCGGTCGTGGCATCTTCAATTCCGACGGCGAGCTCTGGAAGTTACAACGCAAGACGGCTAGTTTCGAGTTCAATACAAAATCACTCCGAAACTTCGTCATGGATATCATCAAGGAAGAGACACAGAATAGATTGATTCCACAGTTGGTAAGAGTAGCCGATTTGGATCAAATTGTGGATATGCAAGATGTGTTAGAACGATTCGCATTCGATAACGTGTGTAAGCTTGCTTTCAACATCGACCCTGGTTGTCTCGGCGGCGACGCAACCGCCGGCAAAGAATTCATGCAAGCCTTTGAAGATGCTGCGACTCTCAGCGCTGGGCGATTCATGTACGCTCTGCCTCATCTATGGAAACTAAAGAAAGCTCTCAATATAGGATCAGAGAAACAGTTGAAGGAATCAATCTCGACCGTTCATAGCTTCGCCGATAAGATCATACGGTCAAGGATGGAGGCCAAGCAAGAAAGCGCTGCTGACCTACTTTCCCGATTCATCGGGAATGAGTCCGACGAGTCTAACTCGCCCGAGTTTCTCCGTGATATCGTGATAAGCTTCATACTTGCGGGGCGAGACACCACGTCATCGGCACTCTCGTGGTTATTCTGGCTCCTAGGGTCACGACCAGACGTGAAGGTTAACATTCTTGAAGAGTTAAAAGCGATTCGGACACGTAACGGGAAAAATATCGGCGATCCATACAGCTTCGAAGAGTTACGGGAGATGCAGTATCTACAAGCGGTGATTTCAGAGGCGATGAGGCTTTATCCTCCGGTTGCCGTCGACTCGAAAGAGTGCCTGAAAGATGATGTCTTACCGGACGGTACCTTTGTTGCAAAAGGATGGTTTGTGTCGTATAACACTTATGCGATGGGGAGAATGGAGAGTATATGGGGGGAGGATTGTAGGAAGTTCAAGCCGGAAAGGTGGTTGGAGAACGGAATGTGTCGGCAAGAAAGTCCGTTTCGGTATCCGGTATTCCATGCGGGACCGAGAATTTGCTTGGGAATGAATATGGCTTTTATACAGATGAAATCAATTGCGGCAGTAGTGTTGGAAAGATTCGATATGAACGTGCTTGAGAAGGACACTTGTCCTGATTATGTTCTGTCTTTGACGTTGAGGATGAAAGGAGGGTTGCGGGTTAAACTGAGGGAGAGATCCTTGGACGTTATTTGA